A region of the Ranitomeya variabilis isolate aRanVar5 chromosome 5, aRanVar5.hap1, whole genome shotgun sequence genome:
aagcttatactcgcctcccgtgccaCTGTCGTTtcagcactcgctctccctgggactcccgtgtggttgttgtgacatgtgaccccgaCACCCAATcactgctggtgtcactgtcccctccTTCAGATAAGttgaacatgaagagaaagtccggcctgcagctgatctcagacttcctcttccAGCTCTATTCGACAGGAGGCAGGGAGTGACGCCAGCATCACGTCACAACAACCGCACGGGAGCCTGACACCGCAGGAACGACActggcacgggaggggagtataaggctatgttcacactttgcggggtcctctgcgggttctcccacagcggatttgataaatctgcagggcaaaaccgctgcggttatccctgcagatttatcgcggtttgttttgcggtttccgctgcgggtttactcctatactattgatgctgcatatgcagcaatatgcagcatcaatagtaatgttaaaaataataaaaaatggttatactcaccctctgacgtcccgatctcctcggcgctgcacgcggcggtccggttctaaAGAtgctgtcatgtgaccgcgacgtcatcgcaggccctgctcgcacagcaaccctgcgaccagacggccgcgtgcagcgctgagaggtgagtatatcattattttttatttttattcttttttttttttttacacaaatatggttcccagggcctggaggagagtctcctctcctccaccccgggtaccatctgccatgatccgcttacttcccgcatcgtgggcacagccccatgcgggaagtaagcggatcaatgcattcctatgggtgcagaatcgcagcgattctgcacaaagaagtgacatgctgcgggttgtaaaccgctgcgtttctgcgcggtttttcccgcagtatGTGCACAGCGgagtgcggtttccatagggtttacatgtaactaaacgcaatggaaactgctgcggacccgcagctgtagaAACGCTGCGTTTCCATGGTAAAAaccgctacgtgtgcacatagccttagctttAATATTTTATCAGAGCcagtgagaagaagttgtccaagtagtggacaacttctttaataataTTCAAGATTGCATAGTTTCTTCCTTTATGaacagtaagggtaagttcacactaggcgtttctcagctttttttctgtagcaaaacctgatctcttggcaggaaagaatctgcaggaaaaaaacatgttttccttggcatttcttgcgttttttgtgtgggttttggcatgctagatttgtctcttgtgcatgccgaTAAAGTTTAGCGTTGAAAAAAGTCCTAGTCTAtgaaatcaggttttggcacaaataatgcagcaaaacctgatacttgtgtttttggtgcattttttttcagctttttttcaccacccatacaagtcaatgggtgaatgaagtgacatgctctatgtccaaaaaaaacaagcagagtacaaaatactgatgacaaaaagccaatgtgtgtgtatgagatttctgaaatctcataggcttacctggaattgtaaaaagcagctgaaaattagcataaaaagcagcaaaaaaacccgCAGCACAAATGCCTAGTATGAACTTATTGAAAGAGGTATCCTAACGTGGACACTCGCTATACACTGACCGATAGTGTCATCACTGTGTGCCATTGTAGCTTTTCCGGGTTTCTTTAGGTTAGAGCTAATTCTCGGCTATTGTTTTTTGTTGTAGGCTGCTTGGGGAAATGATATACAGAATCGAATACAAAAATCTGGAAATTGGATGTTCTCTATGAAATCTCGGCCATTCAGGATTCCTGGGGACTAGCCGGCTGTTTACATGTGTAGGTCACTCCGTTACTGTGTTAGTCACTGTTTGCATGCTGCAATGACCCGACTGGAAGAGGCAAACAGAGAGGTCAACATGCATTCTTCAGTCCGCTATCTGGGCTACTTAGCCAGGATCAGCCTGCTGGTGGCCATATGTATGGGCCTTTATGTCAGGTGGGAACAGACAGCAGATGCATTGATATTGGTAATCTTTATACTAGGACTGTTCATCCTCGGGATTGCAAGTATCCTCTACTACTATTTTTCCATGGAAGCCGCCAGCCTCAGCCTTTCTAATCTTTGGTTTGGATTCCTGCTTGGTCTTCTTTGTTTTATTGACAACTTTAAGTTCAAGAGTGACAATAAAGAAGAAGCTACAAAGTATCTTCTCGTTTCTTCCATCGGCATAAGAACGATGTGTGCTCTAGTGGAGAGAATCTGTGGATACGTCCGCCATCGTCCTACCCTGCTGACTTCAGCTGAATTTTTGGAGTTAGTTGGTTTTTCAATAGCCAGTACCATCATGTTGGTTCAGAAGTCCATCAGCATCATCTTCCTGGTCACTGCCTTTGCCCTGATAATTATTGACTTGCGAATGAAATCCTTTCTGGCTCTCCCAAATCTCCTGACTTTTGCAATCCTGTCACCCCTGTTGTTTTTCCCATCGTTGGACATTCCTATCAATCCCTATGCCTTGTCCTGCTTTTTCGGTTGCATCATTAGCGAGCCACTACTTGATGTCTATTTCAGTGGACTTTCAGTCACAGAACGATGGAAGCCATATCTCTACCGGGGCAGAATCTGCAGAAGGTTTTCGGTCATTTCTGTTGGATTGATTGAAGTGGTGTTTTTTGTGCTCGCTGCCTTTAAACTAAGTGACTTAAATCTTTGGTATTTTGTGATTCCAGGTTTCTCCATCTTTGGTATTTTCTGGCTAATTTGTCATATTATATTTTTAATTACTCTTTGGGGTTTTCACACTAAGCTAAATGATTGTCATAAAGTATATCACACACACAGATTGGGTAACAGCCTAGACAGAGTTATGGCATCCAAGGGAATGCGTCACTTTTGCCTCATTTCCGAACGTTTGGTGTTCTTCAGCCTCCTGGCAACTGCGATTTTAGGTGCTGTTTCTTGGCAGGTGAGTTCATTATTCCCATATAAATTCATCTAGAGCTGTCCTTTTTATGTAATATGTATGATGTAGATGTCTAGGTGTTTGTGGACTATTCTCTGTAGCAGTACATTCAATCCTTGGCCCTAAACAAACCAGATGTTGCAGGATCCAGTGGCATTTCTAGCTGGTAAATAGTCATTTTTAGATGCTTAATAATAGCTTGTGTTATTGAAATAGCTATAGAATATGCCTTGATCAATCAGTGGGGATTAAACTAAGTGGTATCACTCTTAAGATTTGCACGTAGCATTTAGCAGCCATCTATAAACTTTCTTTGGTCGCagccatctatttatataattaccttaaattgtctgtcgtccacttccgtctggacgtcctcaaatcccacaatccaccgtgcCGCACAGGAAGTACGCctaccgccatattggaatacccaagtgatgggtattccaatatggcacccgctggtggtaccagtctGTCTGTCGCTACCCGTCTCCCCTCTCTTCTGTCCGTCGCTCCCCATCTCCACTCACTCCCCTCGCTCCTCTCCGTCGCTCCCCGTCTCACCTCGCTCCTCTCCGTCGCTCCTCTCTGCAGCCCCCATCTCCCCTCCTTCCGCCAACAATCCTAGCGGTGGCGGCCATGTTGGCGGGACAGAGTGCTGATCGCCGCtcacatggatgagagcaggtgCGGCAGATGGATCCCGGAGTGCGGACGTCCAAGGAACGGAGACGGTGAGCTGCGGGGCTCCAGAGGAATACCGTATACTATGATTGagacccgatgctatcgcattgggagggtgGTGA
Encoded here:
- the TMEM168 gene encoding transmembrane protein 168, which gives rise to MCRSLRYCVSHCLHAAMTRLEEANREVNMHSSVRYLGYLARISLLVAICMGLYVRWEQTADALILVIFILGLFILGIASILYYYFSMEAASLSLSNLWFGFLLGLLCFIDNFKFKSDNKEEATKYLLVSSIGIRTMCALVERICGYVRHRPTLLTSAEFLELVGFSIASTIMLVQKSISIIFLVTAFALIIIDLRMKSFLALPNLLTFAILSPLLFFPSLDIPINPYALSCFFGCIISEPLLDVYFSGLSVTERWKPYLYRGRICRRFSVISVGLIEVVFFVLAAFKLSDLNLWYFVIPGFSIFGIFWLICHIIFLITLWGFHTKLNDCHKVYHTHRLGNSLDRVMASKGMRHFCLISERLVFFSLLATAILGAVSWQPSNGIFMSMFLIVLPLESMAHGLFHELGSCLGGTCVGYAVVIPTNFCSPSGQPMLLPPEHVQELNMRSTGMLNSIQRFFASHMIETYGCDYSTSGLTFDTIHAKLKSFLELRTADGPRHDTYIIYYSGHSHGTGEWALAGGETLRFETLLEWWREKNSTYCSRLIIVLDTECSLPWVKEVRKVNDQFIAVQGAEMAKIVDIEEADPPQLGDFTKEWVEYNCNPDHNISWSEKGRTVKALYGVSKHWSDYTLHLPTGNDVTKHWMIYFPRVTYPLVHLANWCGALNIFWVCKSCFMCLKRLKMNWFLPAVLDTGQGFKLVRS